A genome region from Gossypium hirsutum isolate 1008001.06 chromosome A04, Gossypium_hirsutum_v2.1, whole genome shotgun sequence includes the following:
- the LOC107899421 gene encoding probable disease resistance protein At4g27220: MAESLASAAVENVTNQAMECASPYLRYFFCYGQIVQDFTNQRNALKLRKQRVDTRVDEASRQIEVIYEDVEDWLKRAEKELEQTQNLQDEIDRVKCFKWCPQWGWRYCLSKKLAEKTPIISDLLQTSNFAQVGYRGSLQGIEFITSTHFMDSKSSKSALNQIVEAMKAVNMIGLYGMPGVGKTTLAQEVGKHAGEQKLFDKVVMFTMSQNPNINNIQDKVADVFGLKFQTSSRQGRAEELFKSMQRVNKILVIVDDLWEEFELKIIGIPFGDDHKGCKILLTTRRQQVCTKMNCQKEIQLGILSEDEAWVLFRDQAGLEGNSSALNNEAKKVAAQCKGLPLAIVVVAKALKGEGLDLNGWKAVNQRFKDSRHLDNEDFGDVLQPLKLSYDYLKKGNNQMTVNDIQMCFLLCSLFLEDKEIDIEILIVCGIGVGLFPNANSIEDKRNEMVMAFKKLQKSGLLLETDDADSVKMHDVVRDFAHWLTSTGGNRFMVKDKLKEWPDMVESFECYTAIALWNCSSNIKFPDKVKFSKLKTLILQGEDWVDLLVVSSTFFEEMKALQVLFLENVSFSTERFPSLPNLKTLCCVHCKLKNFSSSLTNLEVLALFKTRIYGISEELVKLSTLKYLSLHNFYEESGMIIQPSLIERLTNRLTSLQGCTMSQIL, from the exons ATGGCCGAATCTCTTGCCTCTGCTGCTGTCGAAAATGTGACAAACCAGGCAATGGAATGCGCATCACCCTATCTCCGTTACTTTTTCTGTTATGGACAGATTGTTCAAGATTTCACGAATCAACGAAACGCACTTAAATTGAGGAAACAGAGGGTGGACACTCGTGTCGATGAGGCTAGTAGGCAAATTGAGGTCATCTATGAGGACGTTGAGGACTGGCTTAAAAGGGCTGAGAAAGAACTGGAACAAACCCAGAACTTGCAAGATGAAATAGATCGCGTCAAGTGTTTCAAATGGTGCCCTCAATGGGGCTGGCGATATTGCTTAAGTAAGAAACTGGCAGAGAAGACTCCTATTATCTCTGACCTTTTACAGACTTCTAACTTTGCGCAGGTGGGCTATCGCGGTTCTCTTCAAGGAATAGAGTTCATCACATCCACTCATTTCATGGACTCTAAATCTTCAAAATCAGCTTTGAACCAGATCGTGGAGGCTATGAAAGCTGTCAACATGATCGGACTGTACGGAATGCCAGGAGTTGGTAAGACAACTTTAGCCCAAGAAGTTGGGAAGCATGCTGGAGAACAAAAGCTCTTTGATAAAGTTGTGATGTTTACTATGTCCCAAAATCCAAAcatcaacaatattcaagatAAAGTTGCAgatgtttttggtttaaaatttcaaacaAGTAGCCGACAAGGAAGAGCAGAAGAGCTATTCAAGAGTATGCAACGCGTGAACAAAATCCTCGTAATTGTCGACGATCTCTGGGAAGAATTCGAATTGAAGATTATCGGAATTCCATTCGGTGATGACCACAAGGGTTGTAAAATTCTTCTGACTACACGTCGTCAACAAGTCTGCACTAAAATGAACTGTCAGAAGGAAATTCAACTTGGCATCTTATCCGAAGACGAAGCATGGGTCTTATTTCGAGATCAAGCTGGTTTAGAAGGTAACAGTTCCGCCTTGAATAATGAAGCCAAAAAGGTTGCTGCTCAATGTAAGGGATTGCCTCTTGCAATTGTTGTCGTGGCCAAAGCTTTAAAAGGTGAGGGTTTAGATTTAAATGGGTGGAAAGCCGTAAATCAGAGATTCAAGGACTCAAGGCATTTGGATAATGAAGATTTCGGAGATGTCCTCCAGCCTCTTAAGCTTAGCTACGATTATTTGAAGAAAGGCAATAACCAAATGACGGTAAATGACATCCAAATGTGTTTCTTACTGTGTTCCCTTTTTCTTGAAGATAAAGAAATCGATATTGAGATATTGATTGTGTGCGGAATTGGAGTAGGATTGTTCCCTAATGCTAACTCGATTGAAGATAAAAGGAATGAAATGGTTATGGCATTTAAAAAACTCCAAAAATCTGGCTTGTTATTGGAAACTGATGACGCAGATAGTGTAAAAATGCATGATGTGGTTCGAGATTTCGCTCATTGGCTAACATCAACCGGAGGAAATAGGTTCATGGTAAAAGATAAGTTGAAAGAATGGCCTGATATGGTTGAAAGTTTTGAATGTTATACTGCAATCGCTTTATGGAATTGTAGTAGTAACATAAAATTTCCTGACAAAGTGAAATTTTCAAAGCTCAAGACTTTGATTCTTCAGGGGGAGGATTGGGTTGATTTACTAGTGGTTTCCAGTACATTTTTTGAAGAAATGAAAGCCCTCCAAGTTTTATTTCTCGAAAATGTCAGTTTCTCAACAGAAAGATTTCCTTCCTTACCGAATCTCAAAACTTTGTGTTGTGTTCATTGCAAGCTGAAAAACTTCTCATCATCACTGACAAATCTTGAGGTTCTTGCATTGTTTAAAACTAGGATTTATGGAATAAGTGAAGAATTAGTGAAATTGTCTACACTGAAGTATTTAAGTCTTCATAACTTTTATGAGGAATCAGGAATGATAATCCAGCCAAGCTTGATAGAAAG GTTGACTAATAGGTTGACTTCGTTGCAAGGGTGTACTATGAGCCAAATCTTGTAA